In Juglans microcarpa x Juglans regia isolate MS1-56 chromosome 4S, Jm3101_v1.0, whole genome shotgun sequence, a single window of DNA contains:
- the LOC121262595 gene encoding epoxide hydrolase A-like, with protein MEEIQHTTVPTNGINMHIASIGNGPVVLFLHGFPELWYSWRHQLLSLSSLGYRCIAPDLRGFGDTDAPSSPSSYTPFQIVGDLVGLLDHLGIDQIFLVGHDWGAVMAWYFCLFRPDRIKALVNMSVAFRPRRPSRKPVESLRALFGDDYYICRFQEPGEIEEEFSHAGTARIIKGLLTSRSSHPPCIPKGRFGGSPDTPIPLPPWLSEEDVNYFASKFENKGFVGGLNYYRAMDLTWELTAPWTRVQIKVPVKFIVGDLDITYTIPGVKDYIHNGGFKRDVPFLQEVVVMEDTAHFINQEKPEEISTHIYDFIKKF; from the exons ATGGAGGAGATACAGCACACAACAGTACCCACAAATGGCATTAACATGCACATAGCATCTATAGGTAACGGCCCAGTCGTTCTCTTCCTCCACGGATTCCCTGAGCTATGGTACTCGTGGCGCCACCAACTCCTGTCCCTCTCCTCTCTCGGCTACCGCTGCATAGCCCCCGATCTTCGCGGGTTCGGTGACACCGACGCGCCGTCCTCCCCCTCTTCATACACCCCGTTCCAAATTGTCGGCGACCTCGTTGGCCTCCTCGACCATTTGGGTATCGATCAGATCTTCTTGGTCGGCCATGACTGGGGAGCTGTGATGGCCTGGTACTTCTGCTTGTTCAGGCCAGACCGGATCAAGGCCTTGGTCAACATGAGCGTGGCGTTTCGTCCAAGGAGACCATCAAGAAAACCTGTGGAGAGCTTAAGGGCTTTGTTTGGCGATGATTACTATATTTGCAGGTTTCAG GAACCGGGGGAGATTGAGGAAGAATTTTCTCATGCAGGAACTGCAAGGATAATAAAGGGGCTTCTTACATCTCGCAGTTCACATCCTCCTTGTATTCCCAAAGGACGATTTGGAGGTTCCCCTGATACTCCAATTCCATTGCCACCTTGGTTATCAGAAGAAGATGTCAATTATTTTGCCAGCAAGTTTGAAAACAAGGGCTTTGTTGGAGGCCTAAACTATTATCGAGCTATGGACCT AACCTGGGAGCTCACAGCACCATGGACCAGAGTACAAATAAAAGTGCCAGTTAAGTTTATTGTGGGTGACCTAGACATCACCTATACCATCCCTGGCGTCAAGGATTATATACACAATGGTGGTTTCAAGAGAGATGTGCCATTCTTGCAAGAAGTAGTTGTCATGGAAGATACAGCACACTTTATAAACCAAGAAAAGCCAGAGGAGATCAGCACACACATCTATGACTTTATCAAGAAGTTCTGA
- the LOC121262594 gene encoding epoxide hydrolase A-like — protein MEKIQHTTVPTNGINMHIASIGNGPVVLFLHGFPELWYSWRHQLLSLSSLGYRCIAPDLRGFGDTDAPSSPSSYTPFQIVGDLVGLLDHLGIDQVFLVGHDWGAVMAWYFCLFRPDRIKALVNMSVAFRPRSPSRKPVESLRALFGDDYYICRFQEPGEIEEEFSHAGAASIIKRFLTSRSSRPPCIPKGRFGGSPDTPIPLPPWLSEEDVNYFASKFENKGFVGGLNYYRALDLTWELTAPWTRVQIKVPVKFIVGDLDITYTIPGVKDYIHNGGFKRDVPFLQEVVVMEDTAHFINQEKPEEISTHIYDFIKKF, from the exons ATGGAGAAGATACAGCACACAACAGTACCCACAAATGGCATTAACATGCACATAGCATCTATAGGTAACGGCCCAGTCGTTCTCTTCCTCCACGGATTCCCTGAGCTATGGTACTCGTGGCGCCACCAACTCCTGTCCCTCTCCTCTCTCGGCTACCGCTGCATAGCCCCCGATCTTCGCGGGTTCGGTGACACCGACGCGCCGTCCTCCCCCTCTTCATACACCCCGTTCCAAATTGTCGGCGACCTCGTTGGCCTTCTCGACCATTTGGGTATCGATCAGGTCTTCTTGGTCGGCCATGACTGGGGAGCTGTGATGGCCTGGTACTTCTGCTTGTTCAGGCCAGACCGGATCAAGGCCTTGGTCAACATGAGCGTGGCGTTTCGTCCGAGGAGCCCATCAAGAAAACCTGTGGAGAGCTTAAGGGCTTTGTTTGGCGATGATTACTATATTTGCAGGTTTCAG GAACCGGGGGAGATTGAAGAAGAATTTTCTCATGCAGGAGCTGCAAGCATAATAAAGAGGTTCCTTACATCTCGCAGTTCACGTCCTCCTTGTATTCCCAAAGGACGATTTGGAGGTTCCCCTGATACTCCAATTCCCTTGCCACCTTGGTTATCAGAAGAAGATGTCAATTATTTTGCCAGCAAGTTTGAAAACAAGGGCTTTGTTGGAGGGCTAAACTATTATCGAGCTTTGGACCT AACCTGGGAGCTCACAGCACCATGGACCAGAGTACAAATAAAAGTGCCAGTTAAGTTTATTGTGGGTGATCTAGACATCACCTATACCATCCCTGGCGTCAAGGATTATATACACAATGGTGGTTTCAAGAGAGATGTGCCATTCTTGCAAGAAGTAGTTGTCATGGAAGATACAGCACACTTTATAAACCAAGAAAAGCCAGAGGAGATCAGCACACACATCTATGACTTCATCAAGAAGTTCTGA